In Rhodococcus pseudokoreensis, the DNA window TCGTCAGGTCGACGCCGGCGGCGAGGAGCAGTGACGCCTGGCCGTGGCGAAGGTCGTGCAGACGGATCGAACGGACACCGGCCGCCTTCGTCAGCTTGTTGAACTGGTCCGTGACCATCTGCGGCGGGTACGGATCCCCGTTCTCCCGGGCGAACACCAGGCCGTGGTGCACGTAGGCGCTCCCCCACTGCCCCCGTTCGAGCTCCTGAGCGAAGCGGTGGGCGAGCAGAACACCAGCCGTGTGCTGATCGATACCAACCACACGATCCTCACCGCTGGCGGTCTTGGGCTTCCCGAACTGAAACTGCCGGTGTTCCCCCTTGCAGAACCAGCAGGCGACACCTGTGCCGTCAATCTCCACGATCTGCTGACGCACGATGATGGTCTTGGCTTCGAGGTCGACATCCTCCCAGCGCAGGCCGCACGCTTCGCCGCGGCGAAGCCCCGTCATTGCCATCGTCTCGAACAGCGTCCCCAGCCGGTCCGTGGTCGCGTGGTCCAGGAACTTCCCGAGCTCGTCGGCTTCCCACGGCTTCACCTTCGGACGCTGAGCCCGGGGCAATTCCAGATTCTCCGCAGCGTTGAACGCCACAAGATGCTTCCGCTTCGCTGACGTGAGAGCAGAGCGCAGGGTGGCGTGGATGCGGCGGATGGTGGCCGGCGAGAGGCTCTTGGGGTTGCGTCGGGCGCCCTTGGCGATCTTCTCGCCAGGCTTCGGCGCCGTTTTCGGCTGCGCGATGTCGCGGAGGAACTTCTCCACGTGGGTGGCGCGGAGGTCGCCGAGACGTAGGCGCCCGAGGTGTGGGACCAGGTAGGCGGTCACGTGCTGCTCGTAGGACCGCAGCGTGGTCGGGCGGATGCCGGAATGCTCTTTGGCCTCCAGCCAGGAGCGGAGGTAGTCCGCCACCGTCAGCCTGTCGTCGTGGGCGATCTGGCCCGTGCCGACCTCATGGAGGAACTTCGCGAGCGCGGCCTCAGCCTCGTCACTCGACCGAAACCCCGACTTGCGAACCTGCCGGCGCTTCCCGGTGGCCGGATCCTGTCCCATGTCGGCGATGAACACCCAGCTGCCGTGGGGCTTGCGGCATGCCTTCCGCCGCCCTTTGGCGTCGTACTCGACCGAGCACTTGCACCTCTTCGACACCGAACCCTTCATTGGTCGCCTCTTTCTTGTTCGACGGGCGGGCCGGCCTCGTAGTCCGTTTCAGCCTTCCCGACTAGGTGGTCGAGAACCCGGCTTGTGGTGTCCCAGCTTCGCTCCAGGGCGGGGATTGATTGGTCTGCAAGGGTTTTGATCGACCGGGCCTGCTGGAGTGCGTCATTGATCAGATCGAGTTGATCGAGTACCTCATGCTGGAGAAGCGCAGGCATCTGCCCGCTTGGCCTAGCGTCCTCGATGCCGGCCAACTCGTCGATTCTTACCCGAAGGACGAGCGCCACGACCGGTGCTTCGGTCAATCTCACCGACCGCTGCCCGGTCTCGACCTTCGACAAAGTTCCCTGCGACCAGCCCAGTCCTCTGGATCGAAGCTGTTCAGCAAGCTGCCCCTGGGTCATGCCCAGCGACTCACGGAGTTCAACGATCTTGTTGCCGACCTCTTGGTCGGAATGATGTTCAGCCACCG includes these proteins:
- a CDS encoding helix-turn-helix transcriptional regulator; amino-acid sequence: MAEHHSDQEVGNKIVELRESLGMTQGQLAEQLRSRGLGWSQGTLSKVETGQRSVRLTEAPVVALVLRVRIDELAGIEDARPSGQMPALLQHEVLDQLDLINDALQQARSIKTLADQSIPALERSWDTTSRVLDHLVGKAETDYEAGPPVEQERGDQ